In the genome of Misgurnus anguillicaudatus chromosome 11, ASM2758022v2, whole genome shotgun sequence, one region contains:
- the opn3 gene encoding opsin-3 isoform X2 — MLAEQIQRFKRLRTPTNLLIVNISLSDLLVSVIGINFTFVSCVKRRWIFNSATCVWDGFSNSLFGIVSIMTLSGLAYERYIRVVHAKVIDFPWAWRAITHIWLYSLAWTGAPLLGWNRYTLEVHQLGCSLDWASKDPNDASFILFFLLGCFFVPVGVMAYCYGNILYTVRMLRSVQDLQTVQTIKILRYEKKVAVMFLMMISCFLVCWTPYAVVSMLEAFGKKSVVSPTVAIIPSLFAKSSTAYNPLIYAFMSRKFRRCMLQLLCSRLASLQQSIKERPLARIEHPVRPIVMSQSRADRPKKRVTFSSSSIVFIITSNEAHPLDITSEYHDVPEVNVIKVRPL, encoded by the exons ATGTTAGCCGAGCAGATACAGAG ATTCAAGAGACTACGAACACCAACTAATCTACTGATAGTGAATATAAGTCTAAGTGATCTGCTGGTGTCCGTCATCGGGATTAATTTCACATTCGTCTCGTGCGTCAAGAGAAGATGGATTTTTAATTCTGCCACGTGTGTTTGGGATGGATTCAGCAACAGTTTATTCG GTATCGTGTCTATCATGACTCTCTCCGGCCTGGCGTATGAACGCTACATCCGTGTGGTTCATGCCAAGGTCATTGACTTCCCTTGGGCCTGGAGGGCCATCACACACATCTGGCTGTACTCTTTAGCCTGGACCGGTGCTCCTCTCCTGGGGTGGAACCGTTACACGTTGGAGGTGCATCAGCTGGGCTGCTCTCTCGACTGGGCTTCCAAAGATCCCAATGACGCCTCCTTTATTCTCTTCTTTCTTCTTGGATGTTTCTTCGTCCCTGTGGGTGTCATGGCCTACTGTTATGGAAACATCTTGTATACAGTAAGAATG CTTCGCTCTGTTCAGGACCTGCAGACGGTTCAGACGATTAAGATTCTGCGGTATGAGAAGAAAGTGGCAGTGATGTTCCTGATGATGATTTCTTGTTTTCTGGTGTGCTGGACGCCCTACGCTGTGGTCTCAATGTTGGAGGCATTCGGCAAGAAAAGTGTTGTCTCTCCTACGGTGGCCATCATTCCATCCCTCTTCGCCAAATCCAGCACCGCGTACAATCCCCTCATCTATGCTTTCATGAGCAGAAAG TTTCGTAGGTGCATGTTGCAGCTGTTGTGTTCACGGCTGGCCAGTCTGCAGCAAAGCATTAAGGAACGCCCCCTCGCCCGCATCGAACATCCTGTACGCCCTATAGTGATGTCACAGAGTCGAGCTGACCGGCCCAAAAAGAGGGTGACCTTTAGCTCGTCCTCCATCGTATTCATCATCACCAGCAATGAGGCTCATCCTCTGGACATCACATCTGAATACCATGACGTACCAGAAGTCAATGTAATTAAAGTCAGACCGCTTTGA
- the opn3 gene encoding opsin-3 isoform X1, which yields MNSANETSTETHLENYNYTFTEGTYTLLTFTIGSIGVLGFCNNIIVIILYYRFKRLRTPTNLLIVNISLSDLLVSVIGINFTFVSCVKRRWIFNSATCVWDGFSNSLFGIVSIMTLSGLAYERYIRVVHAKVIDFPWAWRAITHIWLYSLAWTGAPLLGWNRYTLEVHQLGCSLDWASKDPNDASFILFFLLGCFFVPVGVMAYCYGNILYTVRMLRSVQDLQTVQTIKILRYEKKVAVMFLMMISCFLVCWTPYAVVSMLEAFGKKSVVSPTVAIIPSLFAKSSTAYNPLIYAFMSRKFRRCMLQLLCSRLASLQQSIKERPLARIEHPVRPIVMSQSRADRPKKRVTFSSSSIVFIITSNEAHPLDITSEYHDVPEVNVIKVRPL from the exons ATGAATTCTGCTAACGAAACATCGACTGAGACTCATCTGGAGAACTACAATTATACTTTCACCGAGGGAACTTACACACTCTTGACATTTACTATCGGATCTATCGGCGTCCTGGGATTCTGTAATAATATAATCGTCATTATTCTTTACTACAGATTCAAGAGACTACGAACACCAACTAATCTACTGATAGTGAATATAAGTCTAAGTGATCTGCTGGTGTCCGTCATCGGGATTAATTTCACATTCGTCTCGTGCGTCAAGAGAAGATGGATTTTTAATTCTGCCACGTGTGTTTGGGATGGATTCAGCAACAGTTTATTCG GTATCGTGTCTATCATGACTCTCTCCGGCCTGGCGTATGAACGCTACATCCGTGTGGTTCATGCCAAGGTCATTGACTTCCCTTGGGCCTGGAGGGCCATCACACACATCTGGCTGTACTCTTTAGCCTGGACCGGTGCTCCTCTCCTGGGGTGGAACCGTTACACGTTGGAGGTGCATCAGCTGGGCTGCTCTCTCGACTGGGCTTCCAAAGATCCCAATGACGCCTCCTTTATTCTCTTCTTTCTTCTTGGATGTTTCTTCGTCCCTGTGGGTGTCATGGCCTACTGTTATGGAAACATCTTGTATACAGTAAGAATG CTTCGCTCTGTTCAGGACCTGCAGACGGTTCAGACGATTAAGATTCTGCGGTATGAGAAGAAAGTGGCAGTGATGTTCCTGATGATGATTTCTTGTTTTCTGGTGTGCTGGACGCCCTACGCTGTGGTCTCAATGTTGGAGGCATTCGGCAAGAAAAGTGTTGTCTCTCCTACGGTGGCCATCATTCCATCCCTCTTCGCCAAATCCAGCACCGCGTACAATCCCCTCATCTATGCTTTCATGAGCAGAAAG TTTCGTAGGTGCATGTTGCAGCTGTTGTGTTCACGGCTGGCCAGTCTGCAGCAAAGCATTAAGGAACGCCCCCTCGCCCGCATCGAACATCCTGTACGCCCTATAGTGATGTCACAGAGTCGAGCTGACCGGCCCAAAAAGAGGGTGACCTTTAGCTCGTCCTCCATCGTATTCATCATCACCAGCAATGAGGCTCATCCTCTGGACATCACATCTGAATACCATGACGTACCAGAAGTCAATGTAATTAAAGTCAGACCGCTTTGA